Proteins found in one Triticum aestivum cultivar Chinese Spring chromosome 4D, IWGSC CS RefSeq v2.1, whole genome shotgun sequence genomic segment:
- the LOC123095767 gene encoding oxalate oxidase 1 — MGCSKLIAGMFTMLLLAPAVLATDPDPLQDFCVADLDGMTVSVNGHPCKPMSEAGDDFLFSSKLAKAGNTSTPNGSAVTELDVAEWPGTNTLGVSMNRVDFAPGGTNPPHIHPRATEIGIVMKGELLVGILGSLDSGNKLYSRVVRAGETFLIPRGLMHFQFNVGKTEASMVVSFNSQNPGIVFVPLTLFGSNPPIPTPVLTKALRVEAGVVELLKSKFAGGS; from the coding sequence ATGGGCTGCTCCAAACTCATAGCTGGCATGTTCACCATGCTCCTCCTTGCTCCCGCTGTCCTGGCCACCGACCCTGACCCTCTCCAGGACTTCTGTGTCGCCGACCTTGACGGCATGACGGTCTCGGTGAACGGACACCCATGCAAGCCCATGTCGGAAGCCGGCGACGACTTCCTCTTCTCATCCAAGCTAGCCAAGGCCGGCAACACTTCCACCCCGAACGGCTCGGCCGTGACAGAGCTCGATGTGGCCGAGTGGCCCGGCACCAACACTCTGGGCGTGTCCATGAACCGTGTGGACTTCGCGCCTGGAGGCACCAACCCGCCACACATCCACCCGCGCGCAACCGAGATCGGCATTGTGATGAAAGGTGAGCTCCTTGTTGGAATCCTCGGCAGCCTCGACTCCGGAAACAAGCTCTACTCCAGGGTGGTGCGTGCTGGAGAGACGTTCCTCATCCCGCGCGGGCTCATGCACTTCCAGTTCAACGTCGGTAAGACAGAGGCCTCCATGGTCGTCTCCTTCAACAGCCAGAACCCCGGCATCGTCTTCGTGCCACTCACGCTCTTCGGCTCCAACCCACCGATCCCGACGCCGGTGCTCACCAAGGCACTCCGGGTGGAGGCCGGGGTTGTGGAACTTCTCAAGTCCAAGTTCGCTGGTGGATCTTAA